In Lepidochelys kempii isolate rLepKem1 chromosome 10, rLepKem1.hap2, whole genome shotgun sequence, a single window of DNA contains:
- the NME3 gene encoding nucleoside diphosphate kinase 3 isoform X1, whose translation MICSVLILFANIFHSAFAIYETSFTIQTDACTGVNERTFLAIKPDGVQRHLIGEIIRRFEKKGFKLVGMKLMQASEDLLKEHYIALCDRPFYSRLVEYMRSGPIVAMVWQGLDVVKMARAMIGETNPADSRPGTIRGDFCIEVSKNVIHGSDSIESARREISLWFHTDKLTCWADSTEHWIYE comes from the exons ATGATCTGCTCGGTGCTTATCCTGTTCGCCAACATCTTCCACAGCG CCTTTGCCATATATGAAACCAGTTTTACAATCCAAACTGATG CTTGCACTGGAGTAAATGAGCGCACCTTCCTAGCCATCAAGCCAGATGGGGTGCAGCGGCATCTCATAGGGGAAATCATCAGGCGCTTTGAAAAGAAAGGCTTCAAACTGGTGGGGATGAAACTCATGCAG GCCTCGGAAGACTTGCTGAAGGAGCATTATATAGCCCTCTGTGATCGCCCCTTCTACAGCCGTCTGGTGGAGTACATGAGATCAGGTCCTATTGTAGCCATG GTCTGGCAGGGGCTGGATGTGGTAAAGATGGCTCGCGCAATGATTGGAGAAACTAACCCAGCTGATTCCAGACCTGGCACCATCCGAGGGGACTTCTGCATTGAAGTCAGCAA GAATGTGATTCACGGCAGCGACTCGATTGAGAGTGCCCGGCGGGAGATTTCGCTCTGGTTCCACACAGACAAGCTGACCTGCTGGGCGGACAGCACTGAGCACTGGATCTATGAGTAA
- the NME3 gene encoding nucleoside diphosphate kinase 3 isoform X4 has product MICSVLILFANIFHSAFAIYETSFTIQTDACTGVNERTFLAIKPDGVQRHLIGEIIRRFEKKGFKLVGMKLMQVWQGLDVVKMARAMIGETNPADSRPGTIRGDFCIEVSKNVIHGSDSIESARREISLWFHTDKLTCWADSTEHWIYE; this is encoded by the exons ATGATCTGCTCGGTGCTTATCCTGTTCGCCAACATCTTCCACAGCG CCTTTGCCATATATGAAACCAGTTTTACAATCCAAACTGATG CTTGCACTGGAGTAAATGAGCGCACCTTCCTAGCCATCAAGCCAGATGGGGTGCAGCGGCATCTCATAGGGGAAATCATCAGGCGCTTTGAAAAGAAAGGCTTCAAACTGGTGGGGATGAAACTCATGCAG GTCTGGCAGGGGCTGGATGTGGTAAAGATGGCTCGCGCAATGATTGGAGAAACTAACCCAGCTGATTCCAGACCTGGCACCATCCGAGGGGACTTCTGCATTGAAGTCAGCAA GAATGTGATTCACGGCAGCGACTCGATTGAGAGTGCCCGGCGGGAGATTTCGCTCTGGTTCCACACAGACAAGCTGACCTGCTGGGCGGACAGCACTGAGCACTGGATCTATGAGTAA
- the NME3 gene encoding nucleoside diphosphate kinase 3 isoform X5, translating into MKLMQASEDLLKEHYIALCDRPFYSRLVEYMRSGPIVAMVWQGLDVVKMARAMIGETNPADSRPGTIRGDFCIEVSKNVIHGSDSIESARREISLWFHTDKLTCWADSTEHWIYE; encoded by the exons ATGAAACTCATGCAG GCCTCGGAAGACTTGCTGAAGGAGCATTATATAGCCCTCTGTGATCGCCCCTTCTACAGCCGTCTGGTGGAGTACATGAGATCAGGTCCTATTGTAGCCATG GTCTGGCAGGGGCTGGATGTGGTAAAGATGGCTCGCGCAATGATTGGAGAAACTAACCCAGCTGATTCCAGACCTGGCACCATCCGAGGGGACTTCTGCATTGAAGTCAGCAA GAATGTGATTCACGGCAGCGACTCGATTGAGAGTGCCCGGCGGGAGATTTCGCTCTGGTTCCACACAGACAAGCTGACCTGCTGGGCGGACAGCACTGAGCACTGGATCTATGAGTAA
- the NME3 gene encoding nucleoside diphosphate kinase 3 isoform X2 — translation MICSVLILFANIFHSACTGVNERTFLAIKPDGVQRHLIGEIIRRFEKKGFKLVGMKLMQASEDLLKEHYIALCDRPFYSRLVEYMRSGPIVAMVWQGLDVVKMARAMIGETNPADSRPGTIRGDFCIEVSKNVIHGSDSIESARREISLWFHTDKLTCWADSTEHWIYE, via the exons ATGATCTGCTCGGTGCTTATCCTGTTCGCCAACATCTTCCACAGCG CTTGCACTGGAGTAAATGAGCGCACCTTCCTAGCCATCAAGCCAGATGGGGTGCAGCGGCATCTCATAGGGGAAATCATCAGGCGCTTTGAAAAGAAAGGCTTCAAACTGGTGGGGATGAAACTCATGCAG GCCTCGGAAGACTTGCTGAAGGAGCATTATATAGCCCTCTGTGATCGCCCCTTCTACAGCCGTCTGGTGGAGTACATGAGATCAGGTCCTATTGTAGCCATG GTCTGGCAGGGGCTGGATGTGGTAAAGATGGCTCGCGCAATGATTGGAGAAACTAACCCAGCTGATTCCAGACCTGGCACCATCCGAGGGGACTTCTGCATTGAAGTCAGCAA GAATGTGATTCACGGCAGCGACTCGATTGAGAGTGCCCGGCGGGAGATTTCGCTCTGGTTCCACACAGACAAGCTGACCTGCTGGGCGGACAGCACTGAGCACTGGATCTATGAGTAA
- the NME3 gene encoding nucleoside diphosphate kinase 3 isoform X3: MICSVLILFANIFHSAFAIYETSFTIQTDACTGVNERTFLAIKPDGVQRHLIGEIIRRFEKKGFKLVGMKLMQASEDLLKEHYIALCDRPFYSRLVEYMRSGPIVAMVWQGLDVVKMARAMIGETNPADSRPGTIRGDFCIEVSKFHFLGI, translated from the exons ATGATCTGCTCGGTGCTTATCCTGTTCGCCAACATCTTCCACAGCG CCTTTGCCATATATGAAACCAGTTTTACAATCCAAACTGATG CTTGCACTGGAGTAAATGAGCGCACCTTCCTAGCCATCAAGCCAGATGGGGTGCAGCGGCATCTCATAGGGGAAATCATCAGGCGCTTTGAAAAGAAAGGCTTCAAACTGGTGGGGATGAAACTCATGCAG GCCTCGGAAGACTTGCTGAAGGAGCATTATATAGCCCTCTGTGATCGCCCCTTCTACAGCCGTCTGGTGGAGTACATGAGATCAGGTCCTATTGTAGCCATG GTCTGGCAGGGGCTGGATGTGGTAAAGATGGCTCGCGCAATGATTGGAGAAACTAACCCAGCTGATTCCAGACCTGGCACCATCCGAGGGGACTTCTGCATTGAAGTCAGCAA GTTTCATTTCCTTGGCATCTGA